The window GGCGGAAGATCAACTACTCAAATTCCAACAAGACGCCGCTCCAAATCCAGACACGCGGGTTTTGGTGTCAGGCTTTGTGCCTTCTGCGCTTCTTGTGGTTTCCACATCTAATTTCCTGCCTCTGGATTGGAGAGCTATTAGCGTTCTAAACTAAATGGCCACGACCACGGGATCTTGAACACAGTATAGGGCTTAAAGATTTTCGACTTGTGAATAAACAGCAACAGGGAGTTAAATAAAGTCACTTTCGACTGCACTCATCCCCTACTACTTGGGCTATTTGGAATGATAAATTACAATAAAAATATGAATCGCCGCGATCTCATCAAACGCATGGCAGCCACGGCGGCTTTGTTAGGTCTGGCACCACAGCTTCCAGCCTTACATCACATGGCAAAAAGAGGGAAACGCATGGGCATCGTCATTCATTCCTATGCCTTTCGAGGTTCCAGCAAACAGAGCAGCAAAGCGTATCCGCCCTTTAAAGACGCGGTAGAATTACTCGAGCATGTTCACACTTATGGAGCCGGGGGAGTACAAACCGGGACTAGCGGCTGGACCAAACCGTTCGCTTCCCGAATCCGGAAAACCTGCGAAGAACTCGGTATGTTCATTGAAGGAAGTATCTCAGCACCAAAATCAGAAACCGATCTGGAACGATTCGAATCCGAAATTGCCGTTGCCAAGGAAGCAGGAGTAAGCGTTTTTCGAACCGCCATGGGTGGACGGCGTTATGAGGACTTCGATAATCGAAAGGACTGGCTGAGCCTGAAAAAGAATTCCTTAAAACGACTTCAGTTAGCGGAACCCATCGCAACGAAGCACCGAGTACAATTAGGGGTGGAAAACCACAAGGACTGGGAGGCCCAGGACTTGATAGAATTCATGCAATCCATCAGCAGCGAGCATGTTGGTGTCACGATCGACACGGGCAATTCCATCTCCCTGCTCGAACACCCGGACGAAACGGCGAGTATCCTCGCGAGATATGGCGTCACCACTCACATCAAGGACATGGGAGTACGAGAATACGAGGACGGCTTTCTGTTATCCGAGGTCCCACTCGGGCAAGGTTTTCTCGATATGGAGTTCATTTTCCAAACCATTGAAAAACCAAATCCGCAGATTCGATTCTGCTTGGAAATGATCACCCGAAATCCCCTCAAAGTCCCCTGCAAAACGAAGAGTTATTGGAGCACGTTCCCCGACCAGGACGCCACCAAACTCTCCAAGGGCCTCAAGTG is drawn from Verrucomicrobiota bacterium and contains these coding sequences:
- a CDS encoding sugar phosphate isomerase/epimerase; the protein is MNRRDLIKRMAATAALLGLAPQLPALHHMAKRGKRMGIVIHSYAFRGSSKQSSKAYPPFKDAVELLEHVHTYGAGGVQTGTSGWTKPFASRIRKTCEELGMFIEGSISAPKSETDLERFESEIAVAKEAGVSVFRTAMGGRRYEDFDNRKDWLSLKKNSLKRLQLAEPIATKHRVQLGVENHKDWEAQDLIEFMQSISSEHVGVTIDTGNSISLLEHPDETASILARYGVTTHIKDMGVREYEDGFLLSEVPLGQGFLDMEFIFQTIEKPNPQIRFCLEMITRNPLKVPCKTKSYWSTFPDQDATKLSKGLKWIRSNSQDQLPSVEGKSLDEQIEYEEFNNTLSVKYAEKALGLSG